Within the Halichoerus grypus chromosome 2, mHalGry1.hap1.1, whole genome shotgun sequence genome, the region GTGTGGGAGCCTCGCAGCCCTGGACATTTCCGCTTGGGAGTGTTTGTACTGAGTGTGGTCACCTAGTGTGCACTTGAGCTGAATGATCAGCTTCCTGGTATGAACTGAGAAGCTCTGATAGCCAAGAAGAGGCCAGAATGGAGAGGAGACCGCTCCTCCAGGCACAGACTAAGGGGTGGGTTTGGGAGGTGACCCCAGCCTGTGGGCTGGGGACTCAGGATCTAGCCACCACATAGCAGGTGGCTTCCCCCGACCCTGCCCCATGACCTTCTCCTTCTCTGTGGGCCTCACCAGGGCACCTGAGTAATGTGGTTCTCCACTGGTGCTGAAAAAGTCTGGCAGGACACAAAAGGTGGGCAAGTGGCCAGATCCAGGCAACTAATGGATGAAGCTCTGGGGCAACGCCTGGAACATGTGCTGAGGTCTCACAGTCAAACCCAGCCGGGCAGTCTGGGGGCCATCCTCCCCAGAGTCCCAGCATACTTGGGAAAACGGGCACCACCAGGAGCCCCCATTGTCCAGTGGGGTTGGGTGTGTGTAGCACTGGCCAGTGAAGGATGGCCGGGGGTTGCTCTGTCTGGTTCTAGGGGGCAGAGACAGACCTTCTCCTTGGTTTGCCTGGGGCAGCCCTGGTGGGCTTCTGATTCCAGTCTGTTCTTTTACTTCCCGGGGAGCTGAATAGCAGGGGCTCACCAGCTTGGCTGCATCCACTGTCTGGGGTTTGAGCTCCATGCGATGCCTACCCAGAGCAGGTTTCTTGGAGCAGATGAGTTGGGAGGACAGTGGCAGTTTAGACCCAGAGCTGTGAACGCATAAAAGTTATTCTCATCGCCGGTGGGGAGCCTTGGGATGGTGAGGGCAGCCTGGGTCCCACAGTTTCCGACGGGCTTCATCACTCCTCCCCTGTTAAAACCTGCTCTGTCTGATGAGCTAGGGGGTGAGTGATGCCCatggggtgggcagggtgggtaCAAGCCCTCCACTGGGGAGCCTTTCCAGCTCAGCGTTTGGTGGTGGCTCTGATGGGCTGGAATGGGCTGTGGGGAATGAGTAGCAAAGTtcagaaaaagtgaaagaaacctCATTATGTCctggagacagaaaaggagagagaactgaatttttttctatgGATCACTTTGTTTCCTGCTTGGCTTCTCTGGCCACGGTAATTACGGGATAATTATTTCTCACCTTGCCCATCTCTGGCCTTTTGGGCTAGAAGGGTGTGGCCTCCACCTGCGTCCTCaccaggaagagggagggaggggaacagGCGAGGAGGGGAGGCTGGTGAGATTGCGAGCTCCCAGTGCACAAAAGATGGGACTTGGGGGCAGCCGACCAACCTGGGCCGGGGCCCATGGGGCCACCTCGGGGCAACACCAGCCTGACGCTGGCTGTGGTGACAGGCCAAGGAGGCTCCAGAACCAGTCCCGTTCCAGCTGTGACCCCTTTCACCTGTCACCGGCTGCCGTGAAGGCCCTGGTGGGGGTCCTCATGCACAGTTTTCCCTTTGGAAATTGCATGTATCCACCTGGTCATCCTTACCCGGGCAGTCCCGCCTGGCAGAACAGTATGCAGCTGTCTATGAACCTCTCCCTGCCGAGGGCCTGACATGAAGGgtgctgccctccccccaccttcctccctgcctGCACCTGACCTCCTCACCTGGGTCCCTGCAGTagccccctctgctctccctgagCCTGTGTTTTCCTTCTTCAGTTCATTGTATGCGCATTCCGGGGTCATCTTCCTAAGATGTCTGTACCTCAGCCACCCCCTCTCCAAGAACCCTAATCCCGACTGGCCTATTGGCTGTCCCCTCCTCATCTTCCCCTGCAAGGAAACGAGATTCAATGTGTCCGAAACCGGCGCATTCCAGAGCCTTTATGAGCCCAACTCCGATTAATAATTGTTTCCAGATTGCTTCTCTTGGCGTCCACAGACTGGATTTTCCAAGAAGGTGACCTACGCTTTGTAAAACTCAGAATTATGAGGGGAGTCTCCAGGGTGGCACTTTATTAGCTCAACTGTGGTGGTGATTGGCTCACTGAGGCTTCTGGCCGGAGGTTCTGTGGGCTGCTGACCGCCCTCCCCTCGGGTCTCCAGCACCCCCACACCTGCAGTGCCATGGGGTGTGAGCAGGGTGGGTGCACAGGACGGGCTCCTTGCCACCTTTCTTCTTAGCCATCAGCCGACGTCCCAGCGCCTATGTCCATGGAGAGGGCGAAGCTCTTGGACTTGGCGAGTTGTGCACCACCAGGCCGGGGATCTGAACACAGGGTGTGGCCTTGGCCTCTCACTGCCCCTCTGCCGCCTTTGTGGCCTGTCTCAGCCAGCTCAGAAGCTGAGATTGCTTCTGGAGAGCTTTTGGGGTGGGAGCTTGTGTGGACCCATGCCTCCTGCCCACCCTCACTTGGAGCACTGCATCCCTGGCCCCCAGGGACCCTGCTGTGGCTCTTCCCTCCTGGGGAAGTGCTCCAGGAGGGGTACCTGCAGGCGGGCTGTGGCCACCACGGGATTGACTGCTGACCCGCTTTCTCCCACCGGCAGGGGCGCCCAGGGTGGGGCCTCTGACCCCTTGGGCGCTAGGGAGTGCCGGCTAGCATGGGAGGTCTCACCTCTGCCACATGCCCCTTGCCATAGGGGCTAAAGTAAAATGCTGCCTCAGAGTGGAACTGGAGACCGCTGCCCTCTGCAGTGCTGCGTGCCCTGCCTCGTCACTCCCGACCTGTGTGGCCTGTCAGGCCCAGTGGGGGCAGGAGGTCCCCGATggatgagcaggggagggaaccCCCAGTGGGCCACCCTCTTTTTGAAGAAAGGCCTTGGGGCTGGGAGCTACACATGGAACTTAAGTGTCACAGGTGGGCAGCAGTCTTTGGAACTTGGAGCTGGGTGGGTGCCCAGTCCTCCTGGATGGGCTGGATGGGACGCATCCAACAGGCTGTGCTTGTCTTGCAGCTTCTCCTGGTTCCCGATAACCTGACAGAAGCAGCAGGTGGTGGGAGGGCCAGTGAATCAGGACCTCCTGAGCTGGCCTGGGGCACAAACATCCCCCCCTGCCCAGAGCAGGACGACGGGAACAGTGCTCGGAAACCCATGTCTACCCCCCCGGGTCCACAGAGACCCTGTGCTGCCCCGGGTGGCACAGACCCTGTTGGCTCCGTGCCCTGGGCCCCGGAAGGCCTCTCTGAGCTCCTGCTCTTTGGTGCCCGGCCCTGCCCCAACTGCTCGCCCAGTTCAGGTTTTGTGAGGGTGACTGGTCAGTGTGTGGACAGGGTTAGCTTTATCCAGGCCCAGCAAGTGCCAAAGCCCTGGATGTTCTGGGGCCTTGAGAAAGTGAAAGGTCTTGTTCCAGCAAGGCCTCATACCTAACCTTTCCCTGAGCTGGGAGAATTTGTGCCAAACCCTAGGGACTCCGCATCCGAGAGTCAGAGGCCTTGAAAGGTGCAGTGAGGGCCAAATGTTGTGTTCTCCCCAATCCAGTGCTGGGTCAGGAATGGTGCCGTGGTCTAGGGGGAGAGTTGCCAGGGCCAGAGGCTCTGCCCCCCCCAGTCTTTCTGGAACTTCACCCCGTCTGAGGAAGTGAGGGTGAAGTGCGGAgtgagggctgggctggggcagaaGTTCATGGGGTGAGGCCTGGCTTGGCTGGAGGAAGCCAGCCGCACCCGGGCTGTGGGGGGTTGGGGCTCCTGTGAACTAGGCTTGCCATGGATGGTGTTTGCAAGCAGTGACGTGGTCTGAGGGCCAGGcggggtctgggggaggggctgtgctGAGGCCCGTGGCTCCTTGGTATGAGTCCCACAGCTTCTGCAGGCAGGTGCGTCCCTCCATGCTCATAGGCACCCTCACCAGCCTTGGTGGTCCTTCTAGGCAGTGCCCTGACCCTGGGCAGCACACGGGGGCAGCACAtgggggcctggggagcaggAGATGTGTGAGTGGGCGGTCACAACATTTTGGGGAGCAGGTGTGGAGGCTGGAATGAAGGCGACTCTCAGCTGGGCTGGTGTAGGGGATGCACTTCAGACCAGCTCAGGTTGGGTTCCCATGGGTGATGGGCATGGGAGAGCCGTTTACACGCAGGCCCAGTGCTTGCTGCACTGACAAGCTAAGTGGGGACAAGCACCAAGGCCAGCTCTCTCCCTCGGGATGCACGCCCTTCACAGCCACATCTGGAGCTGGGGGTATCCCCTGGACCGGCCAGCCCCTCACCCACGTGGCCGAGGTCGGGTTCTCTGTCCCGCTCCCCGAGGTCAGAGCTCTTACGGGGCCTGGCGAGCATGGACGGGGGCCTTTGTCCTGCAGACCCTGCTCCTGACCCTGTTCTGTCCCCACAGCCCCGTGCTGCCCTTGCAATGACGCAGAGGTGCTGTTGGCCGTCTGCACCAGCGACTTTGGTAAGTGTCCTCATGCTCCCACCACGTGTTGGGAGCCCCACTGGGGCCTGGGAGGACCTTCCCGTGCTGGCACTAAGCTTGGGGAGGAGACTGCTGAGGACAGTGCCACCAGTCGTAGTAACaggaaaatgcttttctttctgtgcAGTAGAGTGACGTCTGTCTACCCCAGGGGAGGGACCTGCCTGTAAGGCAGGGAGAGGGTCAGGAATCCTACTTGAGGTGGTCACGGAGCAGTTTCCTCCAAACAGGGATGCTAGCCTCACTTCAGAGCCCTGCTCTCCTCTGGGTCCCCTGTGGATACGATAGCAGGAGTTCCTGGCCCTGGGGGTCCAGGGAGCCCAGGGGGCCTGGGGCTGAGGTCGGGGACTCAGCTGCGTGCATGTGACATTGGCACAAACCCTCTCAGGCGGGGGATGGAAGCAGTCTGCTGGATGCTGGTGCCGGACAGGAAGCCAGCCCAGCTGGACCCGGCTCTGAGCGCCCCCACTCCTGCAGAACGAGGCttgggggctgggcagggtccTGGGTGTGGGCCTGCTCTGCCAGCTCCTTCCCGTCACCTCCTCCCCTCGGAGCTCCACCGTGTCTGTCTTGTCCTGATACAAAGCTGCCGCAGACCTCGTGGATTAACCGTGGTTACTCGTCTTGTTCTGACTTGAAAACCTGACGCACGATGTGGCTTCTGTCTTCTGTTTTTCCCCGCTTATGTGGCTGTAGAAAAATATCTTTACCCCTGACAAAGTCAGGGACAACACCCTAGAGGGCCTCATGCGCGTGAATTGTTCTTTTTAATGGGATTTCTGGAATGCAGAATTCAGGGTCAGCCCTGGCCCAGGTGCCCCGGTGACCGCACTGACCCCCATGTCCTTGCCTCCGTAGTCGTCCGAGGCTCCATCCAGAACGTCACCCACGCGCCGGAGCAGCAGGAGTCCACCATCCACCTGCACGTGAGCCGGCTTTACCGGCAGAAGAGCAGGGTCTTCCGGCCCGCCCCAGAGGGCGGCGGCTGGCGGGGGCGAGTGGCCACGCTGCTGGAGTGCGGTGTGAGGCCTGGGCGTGGTGAGTTTCTCTTCACCGGCCACATGCACTTTGGGGAGGCCCGCCTCGGCTGTGCCCCGCGCTTCAAGGACTTCCAAAGGATGTACAGGGATGCCGAGGAGAGGGGCCTGAACCCCTGCGAGATGGGTACGGAGTGACTGTGGGCGAGTCCACCGCTGCTGCAGCGGGTGCTCGGATCGGGGGCTCCCTGGTGCTCAAGCCATGGAGGCACGTGCCACGAGGTCCTGGCCAAGGACTCCCTGACTGATGGGAAATGTTGTAAAATGCAAACTaagttattatatattttttttttttaaagaaaagtccaTAGGAAGCAAACTCCAGTGTCTTAAAATGCCTTGTGTGCCATTTCATACCGTTTTTCAAAAGCACCTGACGTCCTTGCGCTCGGCTGGTGTGTTGGGTGACATGCTGGGGCCGTAGCCCACAGAGGACGCCCAGCACCAGGCTTTGTACGAAGCTTGGGTACCATTCAGAGTAGTTTCTTATGACGGGAACTTACGGAgccaaatacttattttttgttttgtttttgcttttcaaagaATGTGCTTTGCTGGCCGTGGTCATTTTTGGGCTGCAGGCTGTTTCCATTCCAGAGAATAAAGACCAGCGTCTGATGGAACAGTGGTGCGTCTGTCTGCAGCCCCGGGAGGGTATGCACGGCACTTCCCTGGTGTCAGGGCTCTCTGGGGGTGAGCACACCTGAGGGAGCCCCACGGCCCTGTTGCTCTGGGCCTTTCGCTCCGGGCCCAACTATAAGTGTGGCTGTTACTGTCACGCTTCAGAAAACACTGCTTGGCCTTAGCCAGACTGCAcctcctccttccacctctgtcccctttagcatctgccttccccttcCTGTTAACCCAGATCCTGCCCTTTGACTCCAGCTTCCCCCAAATGCCCCAGCCCACGGCAAGTCTGGACAGTGGGGGGCTGGTCTGCACTGGGCCAGTGACCTCCACACCCTCACGGATGAGCAAGTACCCAGCAGCTGCTGTAACGAatgaccacagactgggggcttaaacaacatacGTTCTCAtcattctggaggccagagtacaaaatcaaggtgtgggcaggcccaggctccctctgaaggctctaggggaggaggTTTTCCATCTCTTCCAGCTTCTCCTGGCCGCCGACAGTCCTTGGCCTGTAGAAGCATTATTCCAGGCTCcgcctccttctcccctctgtctGTATTCACATCCCTCCTCCTATACGGACACCGGTTACAGGATCAGGGCCAGTACAACCTCATTGTAATTGATTccacctgcaaagaccctattttcaaataagttcACGGTCACAGGTTCTAAGTAGATGGGAATTTGGGAGGACACTATTCACCCCACTCTAGGGGTCACTGAGGTGTCAAGTAATCAGACCAAAGCATCCACATCTATGAATCAGGTGATTTCTCCCAAGCCGCTGCTGAGACTGAAGGGGCTCTGGGAGAGGACGCCGCTCAGTGAGCACCGTACCAGCTGCTCCCAAGACTCAGGCACACTGTGTGGCCACAGGTAGGTGCCGTGTGCTAGCTCAGGTGTGGCCTGGCTCATGAGTGCCCTGCATCAGGTTGATGTGGTCTGGCTCATGAGCGCCCTGCATCGTGTAGGTGTGGCCTGGCTCGTGTGTCCTGCATCGTGTAGGTGTGGCCTGGCTCATGAGCGCCCTGCATCGTGTAGGTGTGGCCTGGCTCATGAGTGCCCTGCATCGTGTAGGTGTGGCCTGGCTCATGAGTGTCCTGCATCAGGTTGATGTGGCCTGGCTCATGAGTGTCCTGCATCGTGTAGGTGTGGCCTGGCTCATGTGTCCTGCATCGTGTAGGTGTGGCCTGGCTCATGAGTGCCCTGCATCGTGTAGGTGTGGCCTGGCTCATGTGTCCTGCATCGTGTAGGTGTGGCCTGGCTCATGAGCGCCCTGCATCGTGTAGGTGTGGCCTGGCTCATGAGTGTCCTGCATCAGGTTGATGTGGCCTGGCTCATGAGTGTCCTGCATCGTGTAGGTGTGGCCTGGCTCATGAGTGTCCCGCATCAGGTTGATGTGGCCT harbors:
- the METRNL gene encoding meteorin-like protein isoform X2, whose translation is MYPTGALIVNVRPNTFPPSRHLTLCIKPLRDSSGANIYLERTGELKLLVRDGDRGPGQVRCFGFEHGGLFVEAAPQQDISRRTTGFQYELTSRHAGSDLHALSAPCCPCNDAEVLLAVCTSDFVVRGSIQNVTHAPEQQESTIHLHVSRLYRQKSRVFRPAPEGGGWRGRVATLLECGVRPGRGEFLFTGHMHFGEARLGCAPRFKDFQRMYRDAEERGLNPCEMGTE